The Immundisolibacter cernigliae genome has a window encoding:
- a CDS encoding efflux transporter outer membrane subunit: MATALTGCSLAPHEPPPAIALPAGWNDPVIGQDAAAPMADWWRRFGDPALDALVAQALEYNLDLALAAARIEEARAQLGASRAEQWPTLDAQADASRQRSASGNGSLGNAGVRELYSVAGVLGYELDLFGRLRSATDAARARLLESTYTADALRLTVVTDVVSAYLDLRAAERQLAITDATVLSRQEALRLQRARLRLGADTELTLRQAEAALAAARAQAASLRETLGRTQTALAVLSGASPQALFDGQPPPGQFATLDLPGEFPGVLPAQLLERRPDIRAAQAALRAADADIGAARALWFPRINLTALIGSDALRVGDLFSGQAASWSLGSSLVAPLLDFGRAEAQVAGAQARRAQSQALYRQTVQTAFREVRDALTSLREAQARQQAQTDAVAALTRARELAGLQYLSGRGLYLDVLDADRSLLTAQLDLTAAARDARVAAATLHKALGGDWPAPAPS, from the coding sequence TTGGCAACGGCCTTGACCGGCTGTTCGCTGGCGCCGCACGAACCGCCGCCGGCAATCGCCCTGCCCGCCGGCTGGAACGATCCGGTCATCGGCCAGGATGCAGCCGCGCCCATGGCCGACTGGTGGCGCCGGTTCGGCGACCCAGCGCTGGATGCGCTGGTCGCGCAGGCGCTCGAATACAACCTCGATCTGGCGCTGGCCGCCGCGCGCATCGAAGAAGCACGGGCGCAGCTTGGCGCCAGCCGCGCCGAGCAGTGGCCGACGCTCGATGCGCAGGCCGATGCGTCCCGCCAGCGCAGTGCCAGCGGCAACGGCAGTCTTGGCAACGCCGGCGTGCGCGAGCTTTACAGCGTGGCGGGCGTGCTCGGCTACGAACTGGACCTGTTCGGCCGCCTGCGCAGCGCGACCGACGCCGCCCGTGCGCGCCTGCTCGAATCCACCTACACCGCCGACGCGCTGCGCCTGACGGTGGTGACCGACGTGGTCAGCGCCTACCTCGACCTGCGTGCGGCCGAACGCCAACTGGCCATCACCGACGCCACCGTGCTGTCCCGCCAGGAGGCGCTGCGCCTGCAACGCGCGCGGCTGCGTCTTGGGGCCGACACGGAACTGACGCTGCGCCAGGCCGAAGCAGCGCTGGCCGCTGCCCGCGCCCAGGCCGCCAGCCTGCGCGAGACGCTCGGCCGGACACAGACGGCGCTGGCAGTGCTCAGCGGCGCCTCGCCACAGGCGCTGTTCGACGGGCAGCCGCCGCCCGGCCAGTTCGCGACCCTGGACCTGCCCGGCGAGTTTCCCGGCGTGCTGCCGGCGCAGCTGCTCGAGCGCCGGCCAGACATCCGCGCCGCGCAGGCCGCGCTGCGCGCAGCCGATGCCGATATCGGCGCCGCGCGTGCCCTGTGGTTCCCACGCATCAACCTGACGGCGCTGATCGGCTCGGACGCGCTGCGCGTGGGCGATCTTTTCAGCGGCCAGGCGGCCAGCTGGTCGCTCGGCAGTTCCCTGGTGGCGCCGCTGCTCGACTTTGGCCGCGCCGAGGCCCAGGTAGCCGGCGCGCAGGCCCGGCGCGCGCAGTCGCAGGCGCTGTACCGGCAGACGGTGCAGACGGCATTTCGTGAAGTGCGCGACGCGCTGACCTCCCTGCGCGAGGCGCAGGCCCGGCAGCAGGCGCAGACCGATGCCGTCGCGGCGCTGACCCGGGCGCGCGAGCTGGCCGGCCTGCAGTATCTGAGCGGCCGGGGGCTTTATCTGGACGTGCTGGATGCCGACCGCAGCCTGCTCACGGCGCAGCTGGACCTGACCGCCGCCGCGCGCGATGCCCGCGTGGCCGCCGCAACGCTGCACAAGGCACTGGGCGGCGACTGGCCGGCGCCGGCGCCAAGCTGA
- a CDS encoding DOPA 4,5-dioxygenase family protein, giving the protein MEIEAMQEFLVVLPQTTAEYHAHVYFDPATRPAAAWLREELERRFPVRMGRWREQPVGPHSKPMYQVAFGPELFGQVVPFLMLNRQGLDILIHPESGLGHADDHAVRCAWLGDKLPLDIAFLERIDAGELPA; this is encoded by the coding sequence ATGGAGATCGAGGCGATGCAGGAATTTTTAGTCGTACTGCCGCAAACGACGGCCGAGTACCACGCGCACGTGTATTTCGACCCCGCCACCCGCCCGGCGGCAGCCTGGCTGCGCGAGGAACTGGAACGCCGCTTCCCGGTGCGCATGGGCCGCTGGCGCGAGCAGCCGGTCGGCCCGCACAGCAAGCCGATGTATCAGGTGGCCTTCGGGCCGGAGCTGTTCGGGCAGGTGGTGCCGTTTCTGATGCTCAATCGCCAGGGCCTGGACATCCTGATCCACCCCGAGTCGGGCCTGGGCCACGCCGACGATCACGCCGTGCGCTGCGCCTGGCTGGGCGACAAGCTGCCGCTGGACATCGCGTTTCTGGAGCGCATCGACGCCGGCGAGCTGCCCGCGTGA
- a CDS encoding pyruvate carboxylase: protein MPKTGSKHPAPRRFRKLLVANRGEIAIRVFRACTEMGIQTVAIYSEQDRLHLHRYKADEAYLVGVGKEPVRAYLDFEEIIELALAREVDAIHPGYGFLSENADFARACEAAGIVFVGPSSQVLESMGDKVYARDVAIRAGVPVIPGTDGAVQTQAQALAFAAEAGYPLIVKAAMGGGGRGMSIVRDEAGLRDALARSQAEAQAAFGSAKVFIERYLEGPKHIEVQILGDRHGNRVHLFERDCSVQRRHQKVVEIAPAFTLSEAQRQALCADALKICAAVDYSNAGTVEFLLDRQGRHYFIEVNPRIQVEHTITELITGRDLVQAQIRVAEGHRLDSDAIRIPSQQAVERRGCAIQVRITTEDPANNFAPDTGQITAFRAGEGFGIRLDAGSGFEGAVVSPHYDSLLIKVSAFALDFDQAAAKALRALREFRIRGVKTNIPFLENVLQNETFLKGECDTTFIEDHPELFRFRPRQDRANKLLAYLGDVIVNGAPEVDRALIPKLVHAAPLPKVTHEAPPTSPAFAAFQKQGAAGLARWVLEQKSVLLTDTTFRDAHQSLLATRVRSYDIERVAHATAHLTAGFFSHEMWGGATFDVAYRFLHEDPWQRLRVLRRRMPGTLLQMLLRAGNAVGYANYPDNVVARFIELAAGNGIDVFRIFDCLNQVENLRPSIDKVVECGKVAEAAVCYSGDISDGKRSKFTLPYYVERARQIERAGAHILAIKDMAGLLKPDAARILVTELKNAVDLPVHLHTHDTAGNAVATLLEAARAGVDIVDGALSSMSGTTSQPSLNALVYALASGERATGIDPHGLQALADYWEVAREAYAPFECGLKAGSADVYEHEMPGGQYSNFRTQAISMGLGERWDEVKRAYRMVNDMLGDIVKVTPSSKAVGDMALFMVQNDLTPDDVIARGAELAFPDAFVDLLAGRMGQPDGGFPRALQKAVLKGEKPLKKRPGALLKAYDFEAARKASGHRKLSDEDLVAQAMFPQVFRDYARFVERCGDVSVIDTPIFFYGLKPGEEGVVTIDEGKTLIVKLLAIGEMEPDGTRQVFFELNGRRRDVVIQDRSVAGKRQQRERADPDNANHIAAPMAGKIAALHVREGEAVAAGARLVTTEAMKMVNLVAAPHAGLVKRLAVQVGDTVRAGDLLCELG from the coding sequence ATGCCGAAAACCGGCAGCAAACACCCTGCGCCGCGCCGCTTCCGCAAGCTGCTGGTCGCCAACCGAGGCGAGATCGCGATTCGCGTGTTTCGCGCCTGCACGGAAATGGGCATCCAGACGGTGGCCATCTATTCCGAGCAGGACCGCCTGCACCTGCACCGTTACAAGGCGGACGAGGCTTACCTGGTCGGCGTCGGCAAGGAGCCGGTGCGCGCCTATCTGGATTTCGAGGAGATCATCGAGCTGGCGCTGGCTCGCGAGGTGGACGCCATCCACCCCGGCTATGGTTTCCTGTCGGAGAACGCCGACTTCGCGCGCGCCTGCGAGGCGGCCGGCATCGTTTTCGTGGGGCCCTCGTCGCAGGTGCTCGAATCGATGGGCGACAAGGTCTACGCCCGCGACGTCGCCATCCGCGCCGGCGTGCCGGTCATTCCCGGCACCGACGGCGCGGTCCAGACGCAGGCACAGGCGCTGGCCTTTGCCGCCGAGGCGGGCTATCCGCTGATCGTGAAGGCGGCCATGGGCGGCGGCGGGCGGGGCATGAGCATCGTGCGCGACGAGGCCGGCCTGCGCGACGCGCTGGCCCGCTCGCAGGCCGAGGCCCAGGCCGCCTTCGGCAGCGCCAAGGTGTTCATCGAGCGGTATCTGGAAGGCCCCAAGCACATCGAGGTGCAGATTCTGGGCGACCGCCACGGCAACCGCGTGCACCTTTTCGAGCGCGACTGCTCGGTGCAGCGCCGCCACCAGAAGGTGGTCGAGATTGCCCCGGCCTTCACGCTGAGCGAGGCGCAGCGCCAGGCCCTGTGCGCGGACGCGCTGAAGATCTGCGCCGCGGTGGACTACAGCAACGCCGGCACGGTGGAGTTTCTGCTCGATCGCCAGGGCCGGCATTACTTCATCGAGGTCAACCCGCGCATCCAGGTCGAGCACACCATCACCGAGCTGATTACGGGCCGCGACCTGGTGCAGGCGCAGATTCGCGTCGCGGAGGGCCATCGCCTGGACTCGGACGCCATCCGCATCCCCAGCCAGCAGGCCGTCGAGCGCCGCGGCTGCGCCATCCAGGTGCGCATCACCACCGAGGATCCGGCCAACAACTTTGCCCCGGACACCGGCCAGATCACGGCCTTTCGGGCCGGCGAGGGCTTCGGCATTCGCCTCGACGCCGGTTCCGGCTTCGAGGGTGCGGTGGTGTCGCCGCATTACGACTCGCTGCTGATCAAGGTGTCGGCCTTCGCGCTGGATTTCGACCAGGCGGCGGCCAAGGCGCTGCGCGCGCTGCGCGAGTTCCGCATCCGCGGCGTGAAGACGAACATCCCGTTCCTGGAAAACGTGTTGCAGAACGAGACCTTCCTGAAGGGCGAGTGCGACACCACCTTCATCGAGGACCACCCGGAGCTGTTCCGCTTCCGCCCGCGCCAGGACCGCGCCAACAAGCTGCTGGCCTATTTGGGTGACGTGATCGTCAACGGCGCGCCGGAGGTGGACCGGGCGCTGATCCCCAAGCTCGTGCATGCCGCGCCGCTGCCGAAAGTGACGCACGAGGCGCCGCCGACCTCGCCGGCGTTCGCGGCGTTCCAGAAGCAGGGCGCGGCGGGACTCGCCCGCTGGGTGCTGGAGCAAAAATCCGTCCTGCTGACCGACACCACCTTTCGCGATGCGCACCAGTCGCTGCTGGCCACGCGCGTGCGCAGCTACGACATCGAGCGCGTGGCGCATGCCACGGCGCACCTGACGGCCGGCTTCTTTTCGCACGAGATGTGGGGCGGGGCCACCTTCGATGTTGCCTACCGCTTCCTGCATGAGGACCCGTGGCAGCGGCTGCGCGTGCTGCGCCGACGCATGCCGGGCACGCTGCTGCAGATGCTGCTGCGCGCCGGCAACGCGGTCGGTTACGCCAACTACCCGGACAACGTGGTGGCGCGCTTCATCGAGCTGGCGGCCGGCAACGGCATCGACGTGTTCCGCATCTTCGACTGCCTCAATCAGGTCGAAAACCTGCGCCCGAGCATCGACAAGGTCGTGGAGTGTGGCAAGGTCGCCGAGGCCGCCGTCTGCTACAGCGGCGACATCAGCGACGGCAAACGCAGCAAGTTCACGCTGCCGTACTACGTGGAGCGGGCACGGCAGATCGAGCGCGCCGGCGCGCACATCCTGGCCATCAAGGACATGGCCGGGCTGCTGAAGCCCGACGCGGCGCGGATTCTGGTCACGGAGCTGAAAAACGCCGTCGATCTGCCCGTGCACCTGCACACCCACGACACCGCCGGCAACGCCGTCGCCACGCTGCTGGAGGCGGCGCGGGCCGGGGTGGACATCGTCGATGGCGCGCTGTCGTCCATGTCCGGCACCACTTCGCAGCCGTCGCTGAACGCGCTGGTCTATGCCCTGGCCAGCGGCGAGCGGGCCACCGGCATCGACCCGCACGGCCTGCAGGCGCTGGCCGATTACTGGGAGGTGGCGCGCGAGGCCTATGCGCCGTTCGAGTGTGGCCTCAAGGCCGGCTCGGCCGACGTCTACGAGCACGAAATGCCCGGCGGCCAGTATTCGAACTTCCGCACCCAGGCCATCTCGATGGGTCTTGGCGAGCGCTGGGACGAGGTCAAGCGCGCCTACCGCATGGTCAACGACATGCTGGGCGACATCGTCAAGGTGACGCCCTCGTCCAAGGCGGTCGGCGACATGGCGCTGTTCATGGTGCAGAACGACCTCACGCCGGACGATGTCATCGCCCGCGGCGCGGAACTGGCGTTCCCGGATGCCTTCGTCGATCTTTTGGCCGGTCGCATGGGCCAGCCGGATGGCGGCTTTCCCAGGGCGCTGCAAAAGGCGGTGCTCAAGGGCGAGAAGCCGCTCAAGAAGCGCCCCGGCGCGCTGCTGAAAGCCTACGACTTCGAGGCCGCGCGCAAGGCCTCCGGCCATCGCAAGTTGAGCGACGAGGACCTGGTGGCACAGGCCATGTTTCCGCAGGTGTTTCGCGACTACGCGCGTTTCGTCGAGCGCTGCGGGGACGTGTCGGTCATCGACACGCCGATCTTCTTCTATGGCCTCAAGCCCGGCGAGGAGGGCGTGGTCACCATCGACGAGGGCAAGACCCTGATCGTCAAGCTGCTGGCGATTGGCGAAATGGAACCGGACGGCACGCGGCAGGTGTTCTTCGAGCTCAATGGCCGCCGCCGCGACGTGGTCATCCAGGACCGCTCGGTG
- a CDS encoding peptidase translates to MTYCVGVKVNAGLVFASDSRTNAGVDQVSTYSKMHVFERPGERVFVVLSAGNLATSQAVIHSLRREFKDPAGVGLGAVADVFEAAEHLGDVSYRVQKEHADALERSGVSAEASFIIGGEVAGAGHEICLVYPQGNYISATPETPYLQTGETKYGKPILDRIIAADTTLDDAARCALVSLDSTIRANISVGPPLDVAICVAGELRVSRRLSLAGDSPLYMGVQQGWNEGLKRAFLELPRFEWERGAA, encoded by the coding sequence ATGACCTACTGCGTCGGCGTCAAGGTCAACGCCGGCCTGGTGTTCGCATCCGACTCGCGCACCAATGCCGGCGTCGACCAGGTCAGCACCTACAGCAAGATGCACGTGTTCGAGCGGCCCGGTGAGCGGGTGTTCGTGGTGCTCAGTGCCGGCAACCTGGCCACCAGCCAGGCGGTGATCCACAGCCTGCGACGCGAGTTCAAGGACCCGGCCGGCGTCGGTCTGGGCGCCGTCGCCGACGTCTTCGAGGCCGCCGAGCATCTGGGCGACGTGAGCTACCGCGTCCAGAAGGAACACGCGGATGCGCTCGAGCGCAGCGGCGTGAGCGCCGAGGCGAGCTTCATCATCGGCGGTGAGGTGGCGGGAGCCGGTCATGAAATCTGTCTGGTCTACCCGCAGGGCAACTACATCAGCGCCACCCCGGAAACGCCGTATTTGCAAACCGGCGAGACCAAGTACGGCAAGCCGATCCTGGACCGCATCATTGCGGCCGACACCACGCTCGACGACGCAGCCCGCTGCGCGCTGGTGTCGCTGGACTCGACCATCCGCGCCAACATCTCGGTCGGACCGCCGCTGGATGTGGCCATCTGCGTGGCCGGTGAGCTGCGCGTCAGCCGCCGCCTGAGCCTGGCCGGCGACTCGCCGCTGTACATGGGCGTACAGCAGGGCTGGAACGAGGGCCTGAAACGGGCCTTCCTGGAGCTGCCGCGCTTCGAGTGGGAGCGCGGCGCGGCCTGA
- a CDS encoding Trm112 family protein has protein sequence MDKKLLDILVCPLCKGPLVYDAKALELICKVDRLAYAIVDDIPVMLIDEARQIPAEVEL, from the coding sequence GTGGACAAAAAACTGCTCGACATCCTGGTCTGTCCGCTGTGCAAGGGCCCGCTGGTGTATGACGCCAAGGCGCTGGAATTGATCTGCAAGGTCGATCGGCTGGCCTACGCCATCGTCGACGACATTCCGGTGATGCTGATCGACGAGGCGCGCCAGATTCCGGCCGAGGTCGAGCTGTAG
- the lpxK gene encoding tetraacyldisaccharide 4'-kinase codes for MSGFTRRLIERSWQRRWCLWLPPFPLLLAPAALFGATVALRRGLYRRSLLPRTRLPVPVIVVGNIGVGGNGKTPFTQWLVQLLQDRGYRPAVLSRGYGARKGPRPLRVDASLSATECGDEPLLLAQATGAPVYVDANRVRAGRRAIADGADVLVCDDGLQHYRLRRDVEIVLVDGQRRFGNGLPLPAGPLREPRSRLTEADFVVVKGEGKAGEVSMQFVNFRLRRLQNGALFEPGTFAGRTVHAIAGIAAPDGFFDSLRRLGMIVIEHPQPDHAVLGAQMLDFGDDLAVVMTGKDAVKCQPFAHSRCYALDFDVRLDDAFAARLLEKLGRGQKTARHPGLSAVQGPAGV; via the coding sequence GTGAGTGGATTCACCCGGCGCCTGATCGAGCGCAGCTGGCAGCGGCGCTGGTGCCTGTGGCTGCCGCCGTTTCCGCTGCTGCTGGCGCCGGCGGCCCTGTTTGGCGCCACAGTGGCGCTGCGCCGGGGTCTTTATCGGCGCAGTCTGCTGCCGCGCACGCGCCTGCCGGTGCCGGTGATCGTGGTCGGCAACATCGGCGTCGGCGGCAACGGCAAGACGCCGTTCACGCAGTGGCTGGTGCAACTGCTGCAGGATCGAGGCTACCGGCCGGCGGTCCTGAGCCGTGGTTACGGCGCCCGCAAGGGGCCACGGCCGCTGCGCGTGGACGCGTCGCTCAGCGCCACCGAGTGCGGTGACGAGCCGCTGCTGCTGGCGCAGGCCACCGGCGCGCCGGTGTACGTGGACGCCAACCGCGTCCGCGCCGGGCGCCGCGCCATCGCCGACGGCGCCGATGTGCTGGTGTGCGACGACGGCCTGCAGCATTACCGCCTGCGGCGGGATGTCGAAATCGTGCTGGTCGACGGACAGCGACGTTTCGGCAACGGCCTGCCGCTGCCGGCCGGGCCGCTGCGGGAGCCGCGCTCGCGCCTGACCGAGGCGGACTTCGTGGTGGTCAAGGGCGAGGGCAAGGCCGGCGAGGTCAGCATGCAGTTCGTCAACTTTCGCCTGCGGCGCCTGCAGAACGGCGCGCTGTTCGAGCCGGGCACCTTCGCCGGACGGACGGTGCACGCCATCGCCGGCATCGCGGCACCGGACGGGTTCTTCGACAGCTTGCGACGCCTGGGCATGATCGTGATCGAGCATCCGCAGCCGGACCATGCCGTTTTAGGCGCACAGATGCTGGATTTTGGTGACGATCTGGCGGTCGTGATGACCGGAAAGGATGCCGTAAAATGCCAGCCGTTCGCCCATTCGCGCTGCTACGCGCTGGATTTCGACGTCCGGCTCGATGATGCCTTCGCCGCCCGCCTGCTGGAGAAACTCGGCCGTGGACAAAAAACTGCTCGACATCCTGGTCTGTCCGCTGTGCAAGGGCCCGCTGGTGTATGA
- a CDS encoding amino acid permease: MTQGLTRKKSISAALVNGEHGLARSLSGLDLTLLGIGAIIGAGIFVLTGVAAATKAGPALSLSFVVGAFACAFAALVYAEFASTVPLSGSAYTYTYVTLGELPAWIIGWDLILEYGLACATVAIGWSGYFLRLLAGLGITLPAQLVGGPLQGGYINLPAFGVMLLISGLLALGVRQTSLANGLIVVLKLAVIGIFLFAAVPHVEPANWQPFMPFGWEGVMAGAGLIFFAYIGFDAVSTAAEEAKNPQRDMPIGIIASLVLCTLIYIAVTVVLTGIAPYTSLNVSDPIAFALSGVGERFAAGATAIGAVAGLTSVLLVMMYGQTRVFYAMSRDGLLPKAFSTVHPRTRTPARTILATGLVIAIAAGVLPIHEVASLVNVGTLAAFIMVSLAVLYLRRAQPDLHRPFRTPFMPWVPILAIVSCGYLIASLEAVTLWRFVVWMLIGVALYFGYARQRSVLGRA, from the coding sequence ATGACGCAGGGCCTGACGCGCAAGAAATCCATCAGCGCCGCGCTCGTCAATGGCGAGCATGGCCTGGCGCGCAGCCTGTCGGGACTGGACCTGACTCTGCTTGGCATCGGCGCCATCATCGGCGCGGGCATTTTCGTGCTCACCGGCGTGGCGGCCGCCACCAAGGCCGGGCCGGCGCTGTCGCTGTCGTTCGTGGTGGGTGCCTTCGCCTGCGCCTTCGCGGCGCTGGTGTACGCCGAATTCGCGTCCACGGTGCCGCTGTCCGGCAGCGCCTACACCTACACCTACGTCACGCTGGGCGAGCTGCCGGCGTGGATCATCGGCTGGGATCTGATCCTGGAGTACGGGCTGGCCTGCGCCACGGTGGCGATCGGCTGGTCGGGCTATTTCCTGCGCCTGCTGGCCGGGCTTGGCATCACGCTGCCGGCGCAGCTGGTCGGCGGCCCCCTGCAGGGCGGCTACATCAACCTGCCGGCCTTCGGCGTGATGCTGCTGATCAGCGGTCTGCTGGCGCTGGGCGTGCGCCAGACCAGCCTGGCCAACGGCCTGATCGTGGTGCTCAAGCTGGCCGTGATCGGCATTTTCCTGTTCGCCGCCGTACCGCATGTGGAGCCGGCCAACTGGCAGCCGTTCATGCCGTTTGGCTGGGAGGGCGTGATGGCCGGCGCCGGGTTGATCTTTTTTGCCTACATCGGCTTCGATGCGGTATCGACCGCCGCCGAAGAAGCAAAAAATCCGCAGCGGGACATGCCGATCGGCATCATCGCCTCGCTGGTCCTGTGCACGCTGATCTACATCGCCGTCACCGTGGTGCTGACCGGCATCGCGCCGTATACCTCGCTGAACGTATCGGACCCGATTGCCTTTGCCCTGTCCGGGGTCGGCGAACGCTTCGCCGCCGGTGCCACCGCCATCGGCGCGGTGGCCGGCCTGACCTCGGTGCTGCTGGTGATGATGTACGGCCAGACGCGCGTGTTCTACGCCATGTCGCGCGACGGCCTGCTGCCCAAGGCCTTCTCGACCGTGCACCCGCGCACGCGCACGCCGGCGCGCACCATCCTTGCCACCGGCCTGGTGATCGCCATTGCCGCCGGCGTGCTGCCGATTCACGAAGTGGCGTCGCTGGTCAACGTCGGCACGCTGGCGGCCTTCATCATGGTGTCGCTGGCGGTGCTGTACCTGCGCCGTGCCCAACCGGACCTGCACCGACCGTTTCGCACGCCGTTCATGCCGTGGGTGCCGATCCTGGCCATCGTGTCCTGCGGTTATCTGATCGCCAGCCTGGAGGCGGTGACGCTGTGGCGCTTCGTGGTCTGGATGCTGATCGGCGTGGCGCTGTATTTCGGCTATGCACGCCAGCGCAGCGTGCTCGGGCGCGCCTGA
- a CDS encoding dihydrodipicolinate synthase family protein, whose amino-acid sequence MAKYTSQEAKQWARQHMVGSTNAPTTPFKADFSLDEAGLAYNVDKYAEIGLYGLMTGGNMAEGWNMTPAEWNRYTEICASANRGRMMLTSVILDPSPFTVIEKAKFLDKLGYDLIEVINPVIQLRSDADLYGYYKYLNDHSPLAIVLYQTPTAGVVLNHGLINRLADLPMIVGIKNGVSNPADSIAMRKLCGDRIVVTEPMESFYLWDRIVHGAQCIFGTLEVIMYGRKRNRFFELVELANAGNFNEALPIYRELEPMRDLLTEVFMMPLVTRNTYALAPIKYWMELLGFRMGVCRPPLAPTCDEATKERIRDALLGAGAIVEEDLKAA is encoded by the coding sequence ATGGCCAAGTACACAAGCCAGGAAGCCAAGCAGTGGGCCCGCCAGCACATGGTCGGTTCCACCAATGCCCCGACCACCCCGTTCAAGGCGGATTTCAGCCTGGACGAGGCGGGCCTTGCCTATAACGTCGACAAATATGCCGAGATCGGCCTGTACGGCCTGATGACCGGCGGCAACATGGCCGAGGGCTGGAACATGACCCCGGCCGAGTGGAACCGCTACACGGAAATCTGCGCCAGCGCCAACCGCGGCCGCATGATGCTGACTTCGGTGATTCTGGATCCCTCGCCGTTCACGGTGATCGAGAAGGCCAAGTTCCTGGACAAGCTCGGCTACGACCTGATCGAGGTCATCAATCCGGTCATCCAGCTGCGCTCGGATGCCGATCTTTACGGCTACTACAAGTATTTGAACGACCACAGCCCGCTGGCCATCGTGCTCTACCAGACGCCGACCGCCGGCGTGGTGCTCAACCACGGCCTGATCAACCGCCTGGCCGACCTGCCGATGATCGTCGGCATCAAGAACGGCGTCAGCAACCCGGCCGACAGCATCGCCATGCGCAAGCTGTGCGGCGACCGCATCGTGGTCACCGAGCCGATGGAGTCGTTCTATCTGTGGGACCGCATCGTGCACGGCGCCCAGTGCATCTTCGGCACGCTCGAAGTCATCATGTATGGCCGCAAGCGCAACCGCTTCTTCGAACTGGTGGAACTGGCCAACGCCGGCAACTTCAACGAGGCGCTGCCCATCTACCGCGAACTCGAACCCATGCGCGACCTGCTGACTGAGGTCTTCATGATGCCGCTGGTCACGCGCAACACCTACGCCCTGGCGCCGATCAAGTACTGGATGGAACTGCTGGGCTTCAGGATGGGCGTGTGTCGCCCGCCGCTGGCGCCGACCTGCGACGAGGCCACCAAGGAGCGCATTCGGGACGCGCTGCTCGGTGCCGGCGCCATTGTCGAGGAAGACCTGAAGGCGGCTTGA
- a CDS encoding GNAT family N-acetyltransferase, giving the protein MAPRLYGELPAPQPRMHLLVAIDEQGRNLLGGIAFEYYRDSRCGLLTYLVTAADSRRRGLGRRLVQGALARLQQEAEAHGTSLRGVFAEAEDPDQVGPEGNAMPPAERLTALARLGARRIDVPYVQPALEGGSGPCRHLLLLVFHPPSGAVPAAVVQGFLHEFYRALGITDPAADADFRAMQRALAQRADCAVTIAAR; this is encoded by the coding sequence GTGGCCCCCCGGCTGTATGGCGAGCTGCCCGCGCCGCAGCCGCGCATGCACCTGCTGGTCGCCATCGACGAGCAGGGCCGAAACCTGCTCGGCGGCATCGCGTTCGAGTATTACCGCGACAGCCGCTGCGGCCTGCTGACCTATCTGGTGACCGCGGCCGACTCGCGCCGGCGTGGCCTTGGCCGGCGGCTCGTGCAGGGCGCACTGGCGCGGCTGCAGCAGGAGGCCGAGGCGCACGGCACGTCCCTGCGCGGCGTATTCGCCGAAGCCGAAGACCCGGACCAGGTCGGCCCGGAGGGCAACGCCATGCCGCCCGCCGAACGCCTGACGGCGCTGGCGCGACTGGGCGCGCGGCGGATCGATGTGCCGTACGTGCAACCGGCACTCGAGGGCGGCAGCGGGCCTTGCCGGCACCTGCTGCTGCTGGTCTTCCATCCGCCCTCCGGCGCCGTCCCGGCCGCTGTGGTGCAAGGGTTTCTGCACGAGTTCTATCGGGCGCTCGGAATCACGGATCCGGCGGCGGATGCCGATTTTCGCGCCATGCAACGGGCGCTCGCCCAGCGGGCCGATTGCGCCGTGACGATCGCCGCCCGGTAA
- the kdsB gene encoding 3-deoxy-manno-octulosonate cytidylyltransferase, which yields MDFTVIIPARYAATRLPGKPLADLGGRPLLQWVHERALASGAARVAVATDDARIEAAARAFGAEVVMTSPEHRSGTDRIADAARQLGLPDDALVVNVQGDEPLMPPPLIRQVAGNLAAHPAADMATLSQRILTLSDLASPHVVKVVCDREGYALYFSRALIPQPRDGMPEAEHLADAVPGWQRHIGIYAYRVGFLRAFVHWPPAAIESTEMLEQLRALWNGASIHVAEACAPAPVGVDTPDDLARLRERVAQGG from the coding sequence ATGGACTTCACGGTCATCATCCCGGCCCGTTACGCGGCCACGCGCCTGCCGGGCAAGCCGCTGGCGGACCTGGGCGGCCGGCCGCTGCTGCAGTGGGTTCACGAACGCGCGCTGGCCAGCGGCGCGGCGCGGGTGGCGGTGGCGACCGACGATGCCCGCATCGAGGCCGCCGCGCGGGCCTTTGGCGCCGAAGTCGTGATGACCTCGCCCGAGCACCGCAGCGGCACCGACCGCATCGCCGATGCGGCCCGCCAGCTCGGCCTGCCGGACGATGCCCTGGTGGTGAACGTGCAGGGCGACGAGCCACTGATGCCGCCGCCGCTGATCCGCCAGGTGGCCGGCAATCTGGCTGCGCATCCGGCCGCCGACATGGCGACCCTGAGCCAGCGCATCCTGACCCTGTCCGATCTGGCCAGCCCGCACGTGGTGAAGGTGGTCTGCGACCGCGAGGGCTATGCGCTTTACTTCAGCCGGGCGCTGATCCCGCAGCCGCGCGACGGCATGCCGGAAGCGGAACATCTGGCCGACGCGGTCCCCGGCTGGCAGCGGCACATCGGCATCTACGCGTATCGCGTGGGCTTCCTGCGCGCCTTCGTGCACTGGCCGCCGGCCGCCATCGAAAGCACCGAAATGCTGGAACAGCTGCGCGCGCTGTGGAACGGCGCCAGCATCCACGTGGCCGAGGCCTGTGCGCCGGCGCCGGTCGGCGTGGACACGCCAGACGACCTGGCGCGCCTGCGCGAGCGGGTCGCCCAAGGCGGCTGA